From Mobula hypostoma chromosome 8, sMobHyp1.1, whole genome shotgun sequence, the proteins below share one genomic window:
- the cep68 gene encoding centrosomal protein of 68 kDa, whose protein sequence is MQEKNRRYSIPASGNLSKLLQPQRLNAKGADSLANEPVRPFSPSSVSQTSGPAAKFDLPVTRHNFVAMALPKSNENEGLNRGRDLSTPKYHTRLDTSTLSRYMPKTKTALSTEDVQLYKHTSSDQFSNGYHTSTDLNTEPLHGKEMLPCISESRESRIPDYFKTFRDRTLPDWDPDEEYQALLDFTYPLRPLNFTSRDLSDGDDLSSGSYFKDSGIIIDGPLLPTDNTLTSKSTLPFPAYQTSRSNAANRSRADSNLGESIVAPRRSSSPLPSYNQPSYLTSAPALKAQPSPRSFTEQSRINKGQLSDSLINSTITSDCMLTSSITDSGFLSKNSSEDIVDHLISGDDASSFLSTAQILPLSKEWESDEEYLRLPHKLKELEDLARQLENLTARLGESADMSEGNVVTTSDLDILNGGVQDSFPNFGSSCDFPHLHCQQGSELINTLDSTENEDVIMELRKVTEFIRKLGLCPGSQLTNQQFPEVTEENQNSDCLLAQIQNFSNKLEEMVQWLHKVAETTDNWIPPQPEMESIKFSLGVCMAFKNDINDHRELTESVLNSGEILLKSVIDTTPVLKDTLELIAGQSKRLNGHAARLYSSVLTAMNMVKDDLETKQHDLEAAGLERQLLMTEDCKWP, encoded by the exons ATGCAGGAGAAGAATAGAAGATATTCCATTCCAGCCTCTGGTAATTTGTCCAAACTGCTACAGCCACAAAGACTGAATGCCAAAGGAGCCGACTCCCTGGCTAATGAGCCAGTCCGGCCTTTCTCGCCATCTTCAGTTTCTCAAACGAGCGGACCTGCGGCTAAGTTTGATCTGCCGGTGACGAGACACAACTTTGTAGCCATGGCACTTCCCAAGAGCAATGAGAATGAAGGACTGAACAGAGGAAGGGACCTGTCCACACCAAAATACCATACTCGTTTGGATACTTCCACTCTCTCTCGATATATGCCAAAAACAAAGACCGCATTGAGCACTGAAGATGTACAATTGTACAAACATACATCATCAGACCAATTTTCTAATGGATACCACACCTCTACTGACCTTAATACTGAACCACTACATGGAAAAGAAATGTTGCCTTGCATATCGGAAAGCCGGGAATCCAGAATTCCTGattattttaaaacatttagAGATCGGACTTTGCCAGATTGGGATCCTGATGAGGAATATCAGGCCTTGCTTGACTTCACCTATCCCTTAAGACCATTGAATTTTACCTCGAGGGACTTGTCAGATGGTGACGATCTGTCTAGTGGGTCATATTTTAAGGATTCTGGCATTATAATTGATGGTCCTTTGCTGCCCACTGACAATACGCTAACGTCAAAGAGTACGTTGCCATTTCCTGCTTACCAGACAAGCAGAAGCAATGCTGCTAATCGATCCCGAGCTGACAGCAACCTCGGAGAATCTATTGTAGCCCCTCGACGTTCCTCCAGTCCTTTGCCTTCGTATAACCAGCCTTCCTATTTGACATCAGCTCCGGCCTTAAAAGCACAACCATCTCCCAGATCTTTCACTGAGCAGTCCAGAATCAATAAAGGACAACTTTCAGACAGTTTGATCAACAGTACAATCACATCTGATTGCATGCTGACGAGTTCTATTACCGATTCTGGTTTTCTGTCCAAGAATTCAAGCGAAGACATTGTCGACCACTTAATATCTGGAGATGATGCAAGCAGCTTCTTATCCACGGCACAGATTCTTCCCCTGAGTAAAGAGTGGGAGAGCGATGAAGAATACCTGAGGCTTCCACATAAGCTAAAAGAGCTGGAAGATTTAGCTCGGCAACTGGAGAATCTCACTGCTCGCTTGGGTGAGTCTGCTGATATGTCGGAAGGAAATGTAGTGACCACGAGTGATCTGGACATTCTTAATGGAGGTGTTCAAGACAGCTTCCCTAATTTTGGTAGCAGCTGTGACTTCCCTCATTTGCATTGCCAACAAGGAAGCGAGCTCATTAACACCCTCGACTCTACAGAGAATGAAGATGTAATCATGGAATTGAGAAAGGTCACTGAATTTATAAGGAAGCTTGGCCTGTGCCCTGGTTCACAGTTAACTAATCAGCAGTTCCCAGAGGTCACAGAGGAGAATCAGAACAGTGACTGCCTTCTTGCTCAGATACAG AACTTCAGCAACAAACTGGAAGAAATGGTGCAGTGGCTGCATAAGGTGGCGGAGACCACGgacaactggatcccaccacagCCGGAGATGGAAAGCATAAAGTTCTCTCTAGGTGTGTGTATG GCTTTTAAGAATGATATTAATGATCACAGAGAGCTGACCGAATCCGTGTTAAACTCTGGAGAAATTCTGCTCAAGTCAGTGATCGATACCACCCCAG